One stretch of Tepiditoga spiralis DNA includes these proteins:
- a CDS encoding AAA-like domain-containing protein — MRRFCTSGPVDRETCYYAERPKIMEKALIYIESWRYFTVSAPRQTGKTTFLNDIVEKTKDKYLPIFISFESYGNKNIEQFLKTLTKDIIEDIEYRHNIKLEIETPKEIDEIRDIIMEIYEKTGKEVILMIDEFERFKNEELINDFLHVIRSIYHKKQLHKLRSLILISVGYLSGVLEDSASPFNIAEHIEVPYFTKEQVYNLLNQHESETKQNFEEEVKRLIWENAAGQPGLTNALANDLVEEKAKNKKIITKEHFEKTYFDFTKKYIQKNIENVISKAKKERDLIIKILFDPETMDFDISDERIKYLYLNGVIDEYNGKCCVKVPLYYKKLYGYFKPQINGEKKYMATFKDTTNEYIKEEGTLDLNKLIKRYTKYIKTRGAIMFKGRNYYEGVYQYNLDQFLSLYVEAANGKVYPETQVGGGRIDLLINFNNKEYLIEVKANITGNEYEKAKKQLIEYIKRKELKEGWLIVYSSEIDDFEYIIEEHEDKKLHIWLIKTNFESPSIKSNV; from the coding sequence ATGAGAAGATTTTGTACATCAGGACCCGTAGATAGAGAAACCTGCTATTATGCAGAAAGACCAAAGATAATGGAAAAAGCATTAATATATATAGAAAGTTGGAGATACTTTACGGTATCTGCTCCAAGACAAACAGGAAAAACAACATTTTTAAATGACATAGTTGAAAAAACAAAAGACAAATACTTACCTATATTTATATCTTTTGAAAGTTATGGAAATAAAAATATAGAACAATTTTTAAAAACCCTTACAAAGGATATAATTGAAGACATTGAGTATAGACATAATATAAAATTAGAAATAGAAACGCCAAAAGAAATAGATGAAATAAGAGATATAATAATGGAAATATATGAAAAAACAGGAAAAGAAGTAATATTAATGATAGATGAGTTTGAAAGATTTAAAAATGAAGAACTAATAAATGATTTTTTACATGTAATAAGAAGTATATATCATAAAAAACAATTACATAAACTAAGAAGTTTAATATTAATAAGTGTAGGATATTTAAGCGGCGTGTTGGAAGATAGTGCAAGTCCATTCAATATAGCAGAACATATAGAAGTACCATATTTTACTAAAGAACAGGTATATAACTTGTTAAATCAACATGAAAGCGAAACAAAGCAAAACTTTGAAGAAGAAGTAAAGAGATTAATATGGGAAAATGCAGCAGGACAACCTGGATTAACAAATGCATTAGCAAATGATTTGGTGGAAGAAAAAGCAAAAAACAAAAAAATAATAACAAAAGAACATTTTGAAAAAACATACTTTGATTTTACAAAAAAATATATACAAAAAAATATAGAAAATGTAATATCAAAAGCAAAAAAAGAAAGAGACTTAATAATAAAAATATTATTTGATCCAGAAACAATGGACTTTGATATAAGTGATGAAAGAATAAAATATCTATACTTAAATGGAGTAATAGATGAATATAACGGTAAATGTTGTGTAAAAGTACCTTTGTATTATAAAAAATTATATGGATATTTCAAGCCTCAAATAAATGGTGAAAAGAAATATATGGCAACATTTAAAGATACAACAAATGAATATATAAAAGAAGAAGGTACATTAGATTTAAATAAATTAATAAAAAGATATACAAAATACATAAAAACAAGAGGAGCAATAATGTTCAAAGGAAGAAATTATTATGAAGGAGTATATCAATATAATTTAGATCAATTTCTAAGTTTATATGTAGAAGCAGCAAATGGAAAAGTATATCCAGAAACACAAGTTGGTGGAGGAAGAATAGACTTATTAATAAATTTTAATAATAAAGAATATTTAATAGAAGTAAAAGCAAATATAACAGGAAATGAATATGAAAAAGCAAAAAAACAATTGATAGAATACATAAAAAGAAAAGAATTAAAAGAAGGATGGTTAATAGTATACAGCAGTGAAATAGATGATTTTGAATATATAATAGAAGAACATGAAGATAAAAAATTACACATATGGCTAATTAAAACAAACTTTGAAAGTCCTTCTATAAAAAGTAATGTGTAA